The window ATCCGAGGCAATGTGTATGGGCACACACTTTTTCCTAAGAGAGAGTATTAGTGCAATCTTTGCAGTAGGACCTTCTGGAGCGGATGATAGGTGTGAGGTCACATGAGGTGTCACACAGCCAAGAAgagactggagagagagagtcaccATTGGTGATCGATAATGGCTCTGAGGAATCGTGACACCTTGGGTATTCTCCATGACAAAACCCCAAGAAATGGTGGAAATTCTTGGAGCTAAAGGAAAATGTTAgagcaattaaataataaatcacattttTATCAAAcggtttaaacttttagaacagttaatAGTGATCTGTTAGAGTATGAAGGCATGATTTTAATGCCCAAGAAAATTCACGCCTTGTCTACAACAAGCAGTTTAGATCGACCTGTTCATTACTTAATTTATGGCACAAGTAGAGGAGCATATTCCTTGAAATTATCTATATAAACTTCTCCCAACTCCCAAATATAAGGGACAacatgggaaaagaaaataaaaatgagataagaaCAATAGAAGTACCAAAAGCTATGTACAACACTCattttagtataaaaaaaaaacgaatcaCTTAAATACCACTTTTTTGAAAGAACAATCATTAAAGTGCTAACTTCAATCCGAGTCACTAGAAATTCGATAtggccatattttattaatttctcagttCTATATTACTCGCTGGCATGCCACTTTAGTGCTAGTTGGTGTTAAAAAATGATCGCTGCAGTGCAATCATTGTTAAAAAGTAATCACTTCAGTGTTAAAATAATGCCACCTCagatgaaatttttaattataaaatcgCATAATTTCTAGCAAGTTATCGCCGGAGGCAATTAAGTGGTCCTCCAATTAGACACTTAAATGAGCCGAcgaaaacttttgacactaaagtgagcaCCGTATACAACTTTTGACACATCTAGTATCCAAAGAAAAGATATGTTGGATTGAGGCTATTTCAGCTGCCAAACATGGCATTACTCGTTTGAGAGAGCGAGCAACAACAAAGGAATGACAACCAACAAATCAGTCATCATTTATAAATTCACTCATTCTCACTCGTATTTGCACATTTAAAAACTCCAGAGAGAGATGTTCAAAGCCCCTACTCCTTCGTGAGCTATAtgattcctcttcttcctctgtagCCTTCTCTCTCGCGCGCGTTCGCTCGCTCTCTGGTGAGAAAGAGTCTTGACCTTTCGGAGTCTCGACAAACTGTCTGCGTTTTCTCTCTTCGATATccccctgttttttttttttttcctttgctgcttTTGTGATTTGATTGCGACCGTTGAGAATCTGGAGAGAGTATATCCGTGCAAGCTCTGCGATAGGATCTATTCTAGCGGACCAATGTTGGGAGGTCACATGAGGTGTCACATGGACATGAATCTACCGGAGAGAGAGCCGCCGTTGGTGATCGATAACAGCTCGGCAGATGAGCGACGTCTTGGGTATTATCTCCgagaaaaccccaaaaagacGTGGAAATTCTCAAAGCTGAAGGAAAGTGCCCAGGAAAAGCCGTGCCCGGTCTGTGACGAGCGGTTCAGGTCGATGAGGGCACTTTTTTGCCACAGGAAGATTCACTCGGGAAAGGATGACGAGAGCGGTGACTGGTGCAAAGGCCGCGGCAAAGGGTCCAGGTCAATGAAATTTTGCCAGGATCACACAAGGCCGATTCACGACAgggagagattgaatttgagtCTCTTGAATGAAGATCACTTTGTGGGTTCGAGCAAGACCAAGAGTGATCTCCTGCTCATCGTTTTATCTGACGACGAGACAATGCGCCTGACCAGGAGAAAGAGAACACCGCGAATCGAGTATGATGTCGATGAAAGAACTGAGGGAATTATGCTTTCTGCACCAAATGGGTCTTCGTACAGTAGCAAGGCCGAACTTGACCCGGGAACAGTAGGAGCAATTTCTTTGATGATGCTGTCCCAAGGTGAGACGGAATTTAATTCTCCAGGTTTGGGCGTCAAACCTTTCGGGAAGAGCTTGACCCCAGATATCTTTGACgtggagaaagagaaagtgGGGGTAACTGAAACATCCGAGTGCAATGAAAGCCATTCAAGTGGCTATTTGAGAATGGAGCAGAAAGGGGTCGAAATGGAGGTTCCCACCGGCATACTTTGCGGGGCTAGGAAAGTTGGGCTCAAGAAGCCTAGAATAGCCAGGTCAGGAAAAGACACGATGTATGAGGCGGCGATAATGGATGGTAACGTGATGGGAGGTTCTGGGTCGAGAGAAAGGGCAGAACTATGGATCGAACTGGGGCTAAATTCGTACAAGGATAAGGTCTGCGCTGAGGAATCCCAAGTTCTTAGTGAACCGGTTGAGAAAAACAATGCCGAGAGCTACAAACAGGAGGCTCCAGTCGATGCTTCTCAAGGGATTGAAGGGAGTCGTGGCTGCACAGAACTCAAGAGCATCAATGACGACTCGGGGAAGCTGAACAGGCAGGTATGCTCGACGAGTTGCGCGAGATCGGATAACGGAGCTGCACCCAATATTGGCGTTTGACGCCGGCCAAGGACCCTATCTCTAAGGCAGCCGTTTTTATCGCTCCTTGTTCGTTCTTTTGATGATTTCGATTGTTCTCTACTTCCCCGTAGTAGTCAGCGTAATCGGTCCCCATGGTGAAGTCAACGGATTCTCTTTCATTCTACATCGTATTCAATAGTATCTACCTCTGTCTGTTGTTGTTTTCTTGGAATATTTTCATTGCACTTTTTGTCGGgtcaatatgtttatgattaatTAGCAACTCTAAGAAATAGACTCTCTTGGTGTTCTACAACAATTAACTACCTTGTTTTTCTATATGTATCTACATTTTATAAGTGGTGAACTGTTGTTGGGTCAAACTCTATTAAGGATAATGACTATCGTGTAAGCGGGGAAATCGACTTCAAATACTAATTCATATGTTAAGTTGCACCGACACTTTTCATTGAACTAGCGTATGAACAAAGCAAAAGTAACGCATTGCAGATAGTTCTGGACTTATTAACAACGGAAGCAAGTTCTCTTCTTGATCTTCCCATCTAATCTCATCAGCACACTTGACCTTGAttctagggttgattagtttTCCTGTTTAGGGTGACTTGTGACTCTTATcatatattatttgatttctAAGTTTTATAGAGCTCagactttaatttttatttaacacAATGCACTTGAGACGTTTCAAAAGATTTAGCCATATAATgctttctttgaaattgaaaatgactttctttatcttttcaaattttgaaggaaaagtcACGAGTAgaaattaaaagggaaaaaaaaaatctgcccCAGAAAAGGGGTCTTGAGTTTCAATTTCACcggactataaaaaaaatatttcacgATATCATAATTTATAAACCATTTATCATAAAAGTAAATAATGACTTGAAACTTAATTTGTCACCTAGTATAGTAGTACTCCATCAAGGGGCCTTTCTTACATTTGTTTAGAAGTATTGTAACATGATTGAATAAACTGAACCATTTACTATGAAGCATACACTTCTAATAAATTCAAATGTTAAATAGTTGTATGTGAAGATTAAGTCCTTCCCACCTCTATTTTCGAATTGAGTGCCACAAACTTCTTATGATTCCTGTATCCTTGGAGATACTCCTACTTGAACCTAGGCCGTTAATCATGTGGCATTCATATACGGGGCTCATATGATTAACAATTATGATGGATACGATCGATGTAGATTTACATCTATGCATCAAATGATCCTGCCATTACGATGCTTTGTGCATGCTCAAAAccctaattgaaaattaatctataatttttttctcaaaaatccGTAGTCAAATGACTGACATAtagtctttaccaaaaaaaaataataattaactttaccaaaaaaaaaaaaaaaaaaattgactgacATATAGAGCATCctaattttgttgttgtttttttttttttttttttggtacttggAAAATGAGTTGTTTAATTTGTTTAGCCTTATCCTTCTTAGTTGCTTTGTTCATGTTCTCAAACTATCATACTTGGtaaacttttgtcaaatttggTGCTCAAATGCCCAATAGGAATGAAAAATTTGGCTAGACTCGTCCTATTATTACATTGCCGCAACACGCGGTGCCTAGTATCCACCATTTACGGCTAGGTGATTATATACATACTCATACTTATTACCCAATAGAGAATGGAGTCTCGAAATGGCAAATTCTCCGGATCACTTACTATATTCTCAAAAGGATTTTCCTATTAAGCACCTGAATAAAGAATATTTGTTGTTTTCCATGCGCTTTCTATCTTGGATAAGATGCAAACAAtgcatagaaaatgaaaatatttccttaTCAAGTAGGCCACCAAAACCTTCTCAAAATTCGTTTTCTCCTATCCGAGCCAATGTTTTGGACCAGCACTTTTCTAAATCGCATGAAGTTCATCATTGATCAATTGATGTTGCTAAGAGAAGCATACTTGTTTTTTGAAGGATAAATCctaataaaattttgtgatcCTCGAAattatttgtataattttttttctcataaaatcCCAAATATTAAGGTGAacaaaggattaaaaaaaaaaacaaaagaggaaaatgattATGCTGGAATATgaagagcttttttttttcttccaagttcCAGGCGTAGGACTATTCCAGCTGCCAAACATGGCAATACCGGTATGAGAGAGCGCGCAACGAACAACTAATCCATCGTCATATAGAAGCCCACTCACTCTCATATTTGCACATTCAAAAACCCCTGCTTCTTCGTCGTCTGCTTTCTGATTCCTCTGCTTCCTCTctgcccttctctctctctctctctcggtgagGGAGAAAGTCTCAACCTTTCTGAGTTTCGAATTCTCTCTTCGATTTGGCTCtgtttttctgcttttttcGTGATTCAGTGATTATCGGAGAGAATCCACGAAACAGTATACTGGCAAGGTCTGCGACAAGATCCTCTCGAGCGGACGAGTGTTGGGAGGGCACATGAGTTGTCACATGGCCAAGAATATACTGCGGAGAGAGCCATCATTGGCGATCGGTAACGGCTCGGGGAAAGCGAGACGTCTTGGGTATTGTCTCCGAGAGAACCCCAAGAAATCGTGGAAATTCTTGGGGCTGATGGAAAATGCCCAAGAAAATCCGTGCTCGGTCTGCCACAAGCGATTCAGGTCGACGACAGCTCTGTTTGGCCACATGGAAATTCACTTGAGCAAGGACGACGAGCGCTGCGACTGGTGCGCGGACCGTGGCAAAGGGTCCGGGTCCATGAAATCTTGCCAGGATCGTGCGAGGCCGATCCACGACGgggagagattgaatttgagtCTCTCCAAAGGTGATCTCCTGCTTCGCGTTTTATTTGACGACGAGGCAATGCACATGACCAGGAGGAAGAGGACACCGCGAGTCAGCTGCGATGTTGATGAAAGAACCGAGGGAGTTCTGTTTTCCGCACCAAATGGGTTTTCGTTCAGTAGCGAGGCCGAGCAAGACCCGGCAAACGAAGCAGCAgttgagatgatgatgatgtcccGAGGTGAGGTGGGCTTCAATTCTTCGGGTTTGGGCATCGAACATTTCTGGAAGAGCTCGGCCCTGGATTTCATTGACATGGAAAAACTGAGGACAACTCAAGCATCCGAGTACAATGAACGCCATTCAAGAGGCTATACGAGAATGGAGCAGGAAGGGGTCGAATTGGAGGTTCCTGCCGGGATGCTTTGTGGGGCTTGGGAAGTTGAGCACAAAAAGCCTGAAGCGGCCAGATCAGGCGAACAGCCAATGTATGAGGTGGCGATGATGGATCGTGACATGATGCGAATTGCAGGTTCTGATTCGAGAGCTAAAGCAGAACTATGGATTGAACCAGGGTTAAATTCATGCCGAGATAATGTCTGCGCTGAGGAATCCCCAGTTTTCAGTGAATTGGGTGAGAAAAAGAAGTATAAAAGCAAGGACACTGAGAGCTACAAACAGGATGCTCCAATCGATGCTTCTTGGGGGATTGAAGGGAATCGTGGATGTGCGGAACCCGAGAGCATCAAGAACTACTCAGAGAAGGTGAAAAGGCACATATGCTCAATATGCCACAAGGATTTCTCATCGGGCCAAGCTTTGGGCGGTCACAAGAGGGCTCATTACGTGAAGAATCCCGAAACCAATGCAGAAATGCCGACAAGCGCAGCCACACAGCAAAGGCTCGCAGACATAACTAACATGGTTGATCTTTAGCCTCTCAGTActgtttggaaaaaaagaaacaaagtttgTTATTGCTGCTAGTGTTATGTTCAAGTGATGAATCAGTGCGACAGAGGCAAGCACAGATCAGATGATGGCGAGCTCCATGTGCAGCTTAgtccatttattttgtttccagCAATGAGCTTTCTAGACTTGGGTTCTTTTAccctgtttctctctctctctctctctctctctctctctctctctctctctttgttgaAGCTTAGTCCATCCATATTTTATATTCTGATTTCTCTGTTGATACAGATGGATACATTCCTTTGGCATTCTCATGTCAATGTTCTTGCCATTGTTATTGGATGAAATATTCTGAACTGGTTATCATTCTAGCTTCTTGTTTCCATGGCTTGATTTTCAAAGATTATACAGCTGATCATCATCCTTtgtgtggtttttctttttgatcttttactcattttccaaaatgtgGTCGAGAGCAGAACCTCCTGGCCATCTCATCTGATTCTTCTGCTCTAGTCACCTGGTAAAGAGAGGACACAAACTGCCCCTTCCAGTTTTTGATAGAAAGTGGACATGTAATCGAAGaagtttttgaagtttttttgtaTACTTTCTTTATCATACGACTTGCCGACATAATATTAGACTCCTAATCAAGTAATACAGTTCTCAATCACAATATACTCCAGAATATTACAATAATAGAGAGCACTGATTAAACTTTGATATCTTGTCAAGCTATATAGCTATTTGCATAACAGTTGATGATGCAGAAATCTGGCTTATgcctcttctctcctctttttgtTCCCCCTTTGCCCCCTCCATCGTCAAACTTTTTCATGTGATCATCAATTGCTAGATAAAATACTTTATCAACTTACATTCCTATACTGGGTTTGTAACCTGTGCTATGCACCTGAATAATTCGCAAAATGGTAAGGAAAAGATGacagaaaataatttatgatgtGATTTGGGAAATAGATTAAAATGATTACATGGAAAAAATTTACAACTTCGAAACTCAAGATATGTACATGGATAATACTATTAACGATGAATTGGCTTAAagtatt of the Eucalyptus grandis isolate ANBG69807.140 chromosome 10, ASM1654582v1, whole genome shotgun sequence genome contains:
- the LOC120288724 gene encoding zinc finger protein ZAT4-like, giving the protein MAKNILRREPSLAIGNGSGKARRLGYCLRENPKKSWKFLGLMENAQENPCSVCHKRFRSTTALFGHMEIHLSKDDERCDWCADRGKGSGSMKSCQDRARPIHDGERLNLSLSKGDLLLRVLFDDEAMHMTRRKRTPRVSCDVDERTEGVLFSAPNGFSFSSEAEQDPANEAAVEMMMMSRGEVGFNSSGLGIEHFWKSSALDFIDMEKLRTTQASEYNERHSRGYTRMEQEGVELEVPAGMLCGAWEVEHKKPEAARSGEQPMYEVAMMDRDMMRIAGSDSRAKAELWIEPGLNSCRDNVCAEESPVFSELGEKKKYKSKDTESYKQDAPIDASWGIEGNRGCAEPESIKNYSEKVKRHICSICHKDFSSGQALGGHKRAHYVKNPETNAEMPTSAATQQRLADITNMVDL